TGTCTATGCAAATGTCATAAGTAAAAATCTGAGGTCAACAAAACACAAACACAAGAGCTTTGAGAACTGCATTCTTTTACATGTTAGTTTATATTCAAGTCTTTACATGACCAATTAGGAAACATATAAAAGAACATTCTAAGATATTCTAAATATTCAAGATGATAAACTAAGAAATATTCCAATAATCTTGAGATATTCTAAGATTATGTTAACATCCCCCCTCAAACTCAAGAGGATGGAAGATCTACCAACTTGAGTTTGCAAACTCCTGAAAGCGCCCAGGTGAACAAGCCTTAGGGAAAATGTTAGTAGTTTGGTTTTTGAGAATTTTGTAGCAACAAGTTGAATAGCACCAGGAACAATGTGCTGGTCTGCtcataaaaaacataattatgGCAATTTGAATGGCATTTCTATTATCATAGTGTTAGAAGATTGTGGAGCACCCATTTAACCACCATAACCAAGGAAGCTTATAAGCAGTATTAAGAATTGCATGACACTCGGCTTAACTACTGGATTATGAAGTAACTGATTGCTTCTTATTATGTAATGAGATGAGggaatcaaagaagaaaaagcaaTAACCAATGGACCAATGGTAGAGTGTCTATCAGTAGGATTGTCAGCTAAATTGCCATCTAATTCTAAGTAAACTATGAGGACAAGAGACCAGTGAGTAGAAAAATGAAGACCATGAAATAAGGTTGCCTTTGACATAATGAAGAATATGCAAGACTGCAGTAAAATGAGTAGACCTAGAAGCAGACACAAATTGACTAACAGCGTGATCTGCATAAAGCTATGTTAGCTGGGTAAGTGTGAGATAAAATGAGATTTCCCATTAACTAACGATAAAGACTAGGATCATCAAGAGGCATACCATCCATTGGAGTGAATTTTACATTAGTCTCAATTGGAGTAGAAACAACTTTTACTGCTAGTAAAACCAGAATGGGACAAACGGTCTGTAGCACATTTAGCTTGAGAAAGATAGTAACCTGAACACTCTGACTAGACCTCTAggccaagaaaataaaataaagagccTAGAATTTTCATCCCCAACCGTTGATGAAGTGAGTGTTGCAAGTCTGTAATACCTTGAGCATCACTGCTAGTgataattatatcatcaacataaagcaaaagaaagatTTGACTTTAGGGTGAACAAATTGAGCATGGTCATGGGGGCAAGATTGAAAACCAAGTTTAATGACAATGgagctaaatttaaattatgagtCTCATGGTGTTTGCTTGAGACCATATAATGCACATCGAGTACTACACACCTTATGTTGTGGATGAGAATATCCAGGTGGACCTTGTGTTGTGGCCACTGGTGAAAATGTTTTTCCACAATCAATCCCATACTCCTGAGTGAACCATTTGGCAACAAGTCACCCCTTATACCATTCTACTGAACCATTTGACTGGGTCTTAATTTTGTTGGCCCATCAACAACCAATGATAGATTTTTCAGGAGGCAAATTAACCAAGTCGCAAGTACAAAGTCTTTTCCAAAGCCCGCAATTCTTCCACTGCAGCTTGCTGCCAAAGAGAATTAGTACTAGCTACAAGTGTGATGTCTGTATAAAGGGACAATTGCAGAATAATAGTGGCAATCTTGAAAATGAAAAGGTGGATTATGAACTATTGTGGAGCAGAGGAAGAATGTTCCTCAGGTTGTGATGCAGAAGCTTGAGGTGTAAGAACTTCAGGAGGAGATACATCTAGAGAGGCTATCAGATGATCACTGATGGAGCTTGTACCTAAACTATAAGAGAATTCAATTAAAGAGGTAAAGATGGAGTTAGCTTGAAATAAATCAATATCAAGATTAGTGAAGAATGAAGGATGAGAAGAATTTAACCTGTGAAGGTTGAAAATTTCTGAGAACGTTTTATGTTCTCAAAAAAGAACATGATGAAACAGCCAAAGACATTTGATACCCTTTATGTTCAAGTTTTGTGCGTTCATAGTAGGAGGAAAACAGAACAAATGCATCCAAGGACACagaatattataaatagagCCATGCAAGCATAGTATGGAGAAACATTATCAGTAGCAGGAGAAGGAACATTATTGATAGTATAGACAACAGTGAGAGCAGCTTCTTTGCAGAACCTGTCAGGACAAGCATTAGAGATAAGCAAAGCACAAACAATGCTGAGAATCTTTTGGCGTTTATGTTCAGCGTGTCCATTTTACTGAGGGTCCTGGCCAAGGACATTGAATGAATATACCTTGTTTAGCACAAGATTGAAGAAAGGCAGTCTTCCTATCTTTCTTGGCATTATCTGCACAATGAACTTTAAATGTTTTGGAAAATAGAGCTTGATCCATGACAACAAAGTCTGAATAGATTTGAGACAATTCATAATGAGTTTTGATACGATAAAGCCAAGTATAATGAGTATAATTATCAACAAAAATCACAAATTATTTAAATCCATACATGGTATGATTTAATATCTAAATCAAAGggttgaagaaaaagagaattaCTATTATGCAAGGGTAAAGCATGATTCTTAACAGATTGACATGAAGTGCAATCAACATGTTCATTTTTAACAAAATCTTGAACATCACGAGAAAGCAAAGGATGTATTGAAGTTAAAGAGACATGACCAAGACATGAATGCCATAAGGTAGAAGAGGCATGACTGCACACTGAACAAGGTACTTGGAGGGAATATTTAGTGAAACAAGCTCAGACAGGCTACCAACCCAACAACTTGTTCCAAATATTTGTCATCTCTGAAAATCCTGCGCTTACAActataaaaagaaaagtgaaTACCAAGTCCAAGTTCACACAATTGTCCAACAAATATGAGGTTTAGGGTGAGTTTTGGAACATTGAAACATATCATGCAACAATGATGTATTAGTGTCAATTTTAAAGATTTTCATTTGAGAATTATCAGCAGTATGAACAATGGGACTAGAAGAACCAGATTAAGAGGATTCATAGTGATAATAGCAATTGTATGATGAGAAGCAGAGGTGGAAGAATCGTCTGTAAAATAATGACTTGTAGCAACCAAACAGATATCAGAACTGAACAGCAAAGAAGAAGGTCAAGAAGCTGCCATACCGACAGAGTTTCCTTTGTCGGGACAGGGAGAAGTCGAACTTTTAGCACACAGAAGAATCTGTGTGCCCACATCACCTTCAACTTCGAGCAACAGAGATGCCAACCAGACAAACGAGCACACAAGAGTTGTGCTCACGGGATGAAACCAAACAGTAACATACGACACCTTCACCAATGGAGACTTGACGTCAACCAACAAGAGGGAGGAGGGCTTCATTGCGACTGATGTCGACCGGCAAGAGGGATAAGGTCGTCATTCTGATGTAGGTAAGATCTTCCAACTGGTGGATTAACCTGATTGTTTAATCGGGGAGGATTCaatcaaatagaaaatggaTGACTCAGATTGTTTATTTTGGGAATTGGACGGCCAAGATGGTTCTGGTACCAAGTTAAAATCTGATATCAATAGAACACAAACACGAGAACATTGTGTGGAAAGGAACCGTATTCTATTTCATGTCAATTAAGGACTGTATACACAGGGGTTTATATACGAGTCTTTGCATGACCAATCAGGAAGATACGTACAAGAATATTCTAAGATATTATAATAAgttgatatattatttattccAATAATCTTGAGATATTCTAAGATTATGTATAAACATCTTATAAGTCTTTCTAAAATATTCACTGGCCTTTCTTGAAGAGAATTGGATTTTGCATAGGTACTAGCTACATCTTGATACCCCCcgccccctccctctctcttaaACCTCCAGTGAAATTTTGCAAAGGTGGCTTTGAGTAAAAGATTTGTACAATTTAGGATCAAGGTAGTAGCTTTTTTTTGTCTCTTGACCTAACTGCAGGCAATTGATCCCGTTGGCTCAGTGGCTAAGTAGGACAAATGATTGCCGGCAACACAGTCAAAAGAGAACAACACCTATAGTTTTGTTCCGTTCTGGTAGAAACCCATGATTTTGTGAGACAAACTGATGCTGCACCTGCTTTCATGTCCGGGCTGGGTCCATGACAGTAACCAATTATATAGTGTTTTTCCCTCTGGGCTGGGTCCATGACAGTCCACTAacagcatttttttttctcagcTTATGATAAGAATAAGGGTTCTGCTCTTTTGGATGCTGAAACTTTTAAATTCTAATACTTTGTTATCTGTGTGCCAGTTGCTTGTTCGTACAATTTCAAATTGCAATTAAATAAAGCAGGCATCAAGACCGAGGAAGAGTTAGCCGTTTGTTAGATGTCTTGCTGGCAACAAAGATACAGCTGATATTATACAACTGGGTATACATGTGAAATTATACTTCAATTGTCAGTTATGTTTAAGATATAGCCATGGGGCCATTGTGTTGATATATCTTTGATTTGGTCAACTTTAGAGTGTCAAACATGCTAAGATATGCATCCATGGGCTTGCACGAGTAAACAGCTAATCGGATAGATATGGTTTGACAAAGGCCCAATATATTGTGGATACATGTGTACAGAAGGTGCAAAAGGCTCAATAAAATGATCAGAAAGCACTTCAATTTTTGTCttgaaaattgataataatCCTCTATAATCCATTCTGTTTCAAGAGTATGCTTAATCCGGTTTCTCTTACATATATTTTGACATGATGATGGATAATATGACTTGTAAGTTAGAATTTATTTAActgattttatataaaatcaaaattaagtcttcaatatattttttgtatggtGACAATTTATGCCCTAAATATGGAATTTGTTCTTCTGGATATGATTAAATCTTTGATTGGttaaagaaatgattttggtaCAGTTGTAATGCCATAGTGGAGATCGCACATGGCAATTGTCTGTAAAATTTCAACCTTTAACACTGCCAAAAAGAAAATTGTCACCAAATGGGAAAGCACCACTTGTAGGATTCCTCCATTTTCTGCCCCACAAATACAAAAAGACCAAATGAATATGTGGCCATGAGCATgttacatctctctctctctctctctctctcactgtatatatatatatttgctcaATCCACCCACTTATGTTCTGTAATCATGGCTTCCATTTTTGAAGTCAAAACCTCAACCCCATCATGTCTTCTTCGTCCCCAAGCACTACCTTTCTCTCACAGTTCAATCACACTCACACCCACATCAAATGTGAACCATAGGAAACAGAGAGGAAAGCACAAGAAAGAAACAGTAGTTGGATTCATTGGCTCTTTAGAGCTGCTTGATTTTTCTTCTGTGGAATTCTTTTGCTCACTTGTATGGTCTTTTCACAAACTTGGGGCCGCTCGTATTTTACTTTTCGTTTTCGGTCTATTGTTTTAATTGTGATTGGTTACTTGTTTTtgtccaaaaattaaaaataaacattgaAAATTGAAGGCAAAAGGCTAAAGACTttatcaaatggttgttctcttttgtaaattttgaaaaaaggaAGTCAATGGCAGTTTAACTCTTCCTAGAGGATTCATGCTTATCCGGGCGTGGCATTTGACCCAATTTCTAAGTGGCAGTGGATCGGGTTTTGATTCCCTCTCACTTTCATCCTATTTTCTAACCCAACTAAGAAttagagaaaaaggaagaatcTTAAGCCATTTTAGATATGAttcccaaaattatttatggGTTTAATGAAACAAACTGACATGCAATTGCTAAATTAGTTTCATAAGCTCATCTTTAAAAACAAAACGTAGCTTtaagaaacaataaaaatataattttattatttttaaaagtcactttataaaagataaatacaTCTCTTAGAGATCAAGATAACATAATCTAATTGTTAGATGATATGTCTTTCCTTTTACAATACGTCACGTGTCATCATATCtctttatataattaatataaatatggaCTTTAGAGTGGACTGAGAAGTATGGACGAGACACTAATCAAGATTATACTCTTAATTTACATTACATGAAATAGTTAAGTGAAAATCATGGTCTGATCATCTTATATCAAACTATATAAACTCAATAATTCCGAAGATAAAAGAACCTAAGACTTTTATCTATTTACTATCACTGTCTCATGCTTGTTCTCTAAAATTTGAACACTATCTTGACAAAAGTTCCATGCCTGCAGAAGTTACAAGGCATCTACTAATCATTCACTAACAACAAACCCTTTTCCTAACCAACTTCCAtgattttcatcattagaaaaaggaaaaaaaaaatgctgaaTATGAACAAATAGGATTTTGGCCTATTTCAAGGTAGAAtatatctttaattaattttattcgttTGAATTCATGAGTCAACATTAATTGTTAGTGACTTTGTTTCTCATTTTAATGTGGTTGTTTTAGTTGTAGGGTAGGTGGCATCTCTCAAACAGGCAGCTAGCTGGAGCTATGGTATATATCCTTTCCTcccttttcttcattttctttcttgtataAACTTGATATATATGACACCAAGAAAGGTTATTAAAAGTCTGAAGTTATTTTCAAGGGTTTGTTAGAATTTTCTTCAAATGggctattattaattaaaatttttggttGTAAAAAATGAATTGATTTCACTGATAAACCCACTTAAAATGATCTAATAGATTTTTAGACCTAAATCTATctcaatatttaattattcatgatataaaaaaaagagtgtagaaaatttgtaaattattaaatcGCCCAATgatagaataattaaaaaaattctaaaattagatCATTCTCTTTCATTTAGGACACGATTTTTTATGGGTTTGCCTTGTTGAGAATTATCATACAAATATTGAGCAGAGAGAGAAAACACTTAGTCAGAATACCAGAATTTTTTAACATTAACTCAATTTGTCAGTACCCACCAATAATTTGACTAAAAATAGATCTAGATGGCTATAGATCATAGCATTTATATTATCTCTTTTAATTGTGTGgttcatttttaatattacataataataaattatatccgACAAGTTCGcataatatataaagatattttttaagaaagtcAACATTCAAATATTTTCAAGTGACTTCACACATagattattatacatttatttgtttgtgagtTATCACGCATGTCTTATAAATTTATGAGTTATTACGTATGtcatataaatttacaaattatacAGATAAAAAATAACGTTAcacattttaatttatatacaaatatatatataattagaaaaACCTAGTTTCATTAGTACTTCTAGGTCTAGTTGTGTGGGTGTGTTGTGACATTTTATAACTTTCCGAGGTGCTAGGACTTAGTTCAATTGATCCCTAATTAGTGTCTTTTTATCTTGGGAAAGAGATTGCTCAAAGAGGGggcatatttttattattattatttttattatttctccACTTTTGGTTCTTTACAGCTTGTGTGAACATTAAGACATCGTAAATGGAGTTGGCATCTTAATCTTGTCCCAGGCATTCCGGGTCAAGTGGGGGCTTCATAATTAATATGTGGATCCAATACCTACCTTTCCTAATTATCACTCTACCCTTTTccattgttttaatttatagtttgtatacacatttatatatatatgatatagaAAATACATAAAAGTAGCAATTAACAGTAACTgtcgtattttttttttcttttttagaaatttttaattttattctaagtcggtttttcttttactttatcgAAAAATTCtcaccatttttttattttattttatatatttgctgcatgataatttttcaacagaattcattaaaatttttgaagagtAACTAAATTGTAacgaaattaaatatttaaaaattgttataagACAAATTGAAGTACAAGAACTACTGCATTACAGAACGTAAAGTTAAAAGaccaaatatattatatacccCCGTGTATTATATACCTCATATAGATGCATATGtataaatttcatctctaaagcCATCGAGTTAGTCATCAATTTGGACTTTTTGTTTTATGACTagataattttttcaaaatacaatCTATCATTTaacttaatcatatataataggTATATGCATGAGATgcaaataatgatttttttaggGATCGATGAAAagttatatttgttattattggAGTGTATACTGAATATGTGTAACGACACACAAATAACCCacatcaaataaattaaaatacaaaccTTTGTGTGAGAAATCACTCTAGAGAAATTTATAAAGAGATTCAATCCATGTAGCCTTAAGAGTTTCTTTCATTCAATTAACTAGGAGATGTGTTCTTTTGAAACTAACAAGCAATGAAATGATAATTAGTAATCCACAAATGATAGAGAGGGAGGGTGGTTAGTTCGCTTTATAGGACATGGGACCCTCTTCTTTTTAAGTCAAGTCGTCTCCTTAATTGCACTTTTGGAACAATCCACAATGTTGGAACAATTTCACACTTTGGACCCATTCCTATCTTATAAGTAAAAGacaaatatgtttattgttatttatcggttaattaatttaattaatgatttgaattgaaatatAATTGATATTGATGGGAGGGTGGTTAGTTTGCTTCAGTTTTTTAATGGTTCAAATAATGATTTGAATCGTGACGAGTCAATTCCAAAGTGACATGTTATCTTCTTATTAAGAGTGCCATGTCTCACTTTCTTTCCCTATTTCGTTGAAGAAATTACCCACTTCTCGAATACTTCTTTATCCAATCTAAGGATCAAGCCCAAGCTAATCATTATCAAGGATTTTGCTCGAGATTCATGAAAGACAAATCTTGCTAAGGATCTCGCTCATTAGTTGAGACGTCGGACCATATAAAATGTATGAACTAATTACTCTTGAACTTAATCATTATTCTGCTACTCGCTCTCTTAATATTAATTCCTGACTTGATCGTTGGAGCCCATTATGAAAAACAAAGGCCTCGCTCGTACAAGATTCTAACATTTGGTATTCTAGGGTCCTATTCTCAGCAACATCAGATATAGTTGATAGTTATTTGGGACTTGAAAAGTTTTTCATTTCTCAATAAGACCTATAGCATTATTTGaagttaaatcacataattgaAGCATCAATTCTAATATCGTTTGTGATACAATAGACTCTTAGTAGACTATTAATACGAGATTAAATCATAATATACAtgtatatttagttattaattgcTTTTATTGTTAACCCACTAAATCTTTAAAAACAccaatatatttttagttatgcTTTGGGAGATGATTTCTTGCACTTTCACCACCCTTAAATCTACAAGTCATGTGCAAAACTGATCCCAAAATTATGTGGAGGCAGGCTTTATTAGTGGACCACTCTTATTTGTTATCCAACTCAACAGTCAACTTTCCTCTCCGATTGGTTCAGTCACCAATTTTCAAAGATGGCACATCATGCATCATTAATAagaatagcattttcctttacTATTAGAAGTATGTGACAATGCCCCATATGGACAAGACTAAGTgggaaattatttatattaagatATATCTCACTTTAAGTACCAATTCTCATTTTACAAATTTctttggataattttttttatttattgtacaAGAACGAGACTCTATGATAATTTAAACTATAAGAATTAGTGACTGTTCTTGTAACATCGTGACCTAAGAATATTtgtttattgtaaaaaaaattattagtacaaGCACGATATTAAAGCATAAAAACATATACATGGTCGTATTATTAACATTTATGATTATACAGTAATTTTGGATCCCTAGGGATGGGAACTCCTCTTCCTTCATTGTCAAAGATTTGGGTGCAAATTGAAGCTCCATTTTACATGTTCCTATATTGTGTGGACCATATATTAGGTACATAGATGCTTCAGTTTACTTTTAGTAAAAtggataattttgaattttaagaattttttatattcatttatcaACGAAAAGTCTTCTTATTTCATGGAATAAGGAAGAATCCTTTTAAAGGAGATCTAATTGTTGCCACCACCCCCTCTTCTTTGTCGGTAACACCATTGTCACTAACATGCTcttttattattgtatataGCCAGAAATCACCAcgatctttcattttttttttaacaaatataacaaaaaataaatcttaaatcttaaactCTAAACTCTAAACCATTTTTGTCTAATCAAATGTGACTTTAGGTCTTTACCCGATCCATTAAGTTAAGTTCCACAAGAAAAACAGATCTCTTACttttaataatatcaaaataatttaacttgttgttttagaaaaaaataactgtacttagaaaataaaaattatgcttAATTAGACAGTGgtcttctaatatttttaataacccTAATTCCActctaattttctaaattaaacttcaatttaGTAGTGGGTTACTAATGTTTTCAATGGTGAGGCAGTtgtcaataataatttaagatGTAATTATCAGTGGCACTATCTAAAGTCTCAACAAATGAATCATCAACCCACCACTCAGCCTCTTAGTCTGTGGCTACTAATTTTTCCACAAAACATTGTCTCTTCAAGCTGTTTTATTTCATCTCTTTGATTACTTTTTTCACAAGTCActttcatcatatatatatatatatatatatcttttgatttaattctctagccagaaaaaagaaaaaaaaaaacacttgttCGAAGTGGATGCTATAAAAAGTAACTAATCCTTCGTGGCCAcgtgttttcttttatttaataagaGATAAGATAATCTTATTTGTAGAATTTGAGATTTATATCAATTTGGCCTAATAAATTCATCGTCTATCCAAGGTAACTTGACAAATTCACTACTAGTTAGAGATAACCAACCTTGAGAGTTTGCAGGCAGTTCGAGATAACTAGGCCTAAGATTATGGATATAATTTTGGCATGACAAATTCTTTGGGGGTAGCGTAGATAGTCCACCGCACATATTCAGGAATTTAAATTATCTCAAGATCGTGGGATCAAATTTGCCTCTTTGTAGTTGTTGATAATCTCTTTCTATTTGAAGGACTAGGCCTCAAGCTTCGATATGAGATTCATCCGTCCGTTTACTTAGGTCAAGGACATGTCGAGCTGTAAGTTTTAGAGAAGGTGGGACCGTCTCAGCCAAAGATTGCATTGATTAGGAACTTGTCAACTTTTCcatattggaaaaaaaaaaaaaattgatatgacAACTTCCCATCCAACCTATAATAATTGAATatgaaaatcttaaaaataattttgaatattctaCCTCTCTTCACCTATATAAAAGGGAAAATTCCATAGATAAATTATGGCACATGTTAAATGGTTAGATCACAATAAATTGAGATTCACATCAGTAGGTTGTGGGTTCGATTCCTAACCTTGCGTAATGAGGCAAAGTCTCCACCTACGATTTTCTTCTTATATCAAAATCGAGGGTAGAAGTAATAAGAGATCTCGAAAAGATATATAATAATCTCAGGACTCTATAAATAAACCATCTAACTTATAAATGTTTGTACCTTTGTCATTATTCTTATCTAACTCATAAGTGTTTTACTATACATTTGTCTTTCATTCTTAGCTTTAACGTAAAAGATTATATTAAAAGAATTAGACTCAATATTTTTCTTGCCATACTGATATGGAGACAAACCTTAATACTTTATCCCAACCATAATCTTCCAACTTCACAACAAACCTACTTTCCTTTAATTGTCCAATCTGATTGGCCTAATCAGGAAGACGAAGACAGGATGTCTCAGcagacataaaatataatacacaTAGAGAGACACTTTGCCCAACATGAAAACACATCATTAATTATTACATCCATGCTCAATTTTTAGGGTTCCTCTTGACATAATTTCACAGAAACAAATTGATGTTGGCACCTTAATTATAAAGGCATTCTCATACATTACCTTACAtttaacatcaaattaatttgacaTCAATTATGCCATCACACCCAAATTTATGTTCAATCTATATTCTGAATTTTgtactttttttaatatttcaattacatgtTTGAATctaatttttgagtcaatttaatctttatactttgattttttttttcgtgtGATAATCtgaacttttcgttatttcgattacacacctgtatttatttgtatttttaatcaaaatctGTTCGCATCAAAGCACAAtgattaaattgactcgaaatgCAAGTTCAGggatataattgaaacaatgaaAAGTTCAGATTGTTACACGAAAGAATTATCAcaatatatgagttaaattaagttaaaaatacagatttaaaaatataattaaaaaataaaatatataaaagtataatgacaaaaatatacatgtcaaatttatctttatataaatattgtcTAGAAAAGGTAGAATATTAAATTTgtcaagtgtaatttttaacttATATGCACATAagacaacaatatatatatatatatatattgtaattttcTTGGTGATGAAGGCCCACTGCCGGCACTGCATTTTTGTTGTGTGGCTGTTGTATTCATTGATGATCTTCTAGAGGTAAATACTCCTCTGGATTTTGGAGGTGCACATGCTTGGTAATtactttatctaaaaatattatttaaacacttaattataattttttaataatatttataattaaaaatattatttagagtgATACttattgtgatatttttatattaatgtattgtaaaataatatactaatataaaaatatcatactAAACATCACTCTTAATGGGGCGTTTGTTAGTCAAGATATAATCAAGATATGAGATGCATCCTGAACTTTCTATATTTTCCAAtatgtttgttaagtttatctgataattcttgaaaaaattattaatgatttcttatcttgattttt
The sequence above is a segment of the Diospyros lotus cultivar Yz01 chromosome 7, ASM1463336v1, whole genome shotgun sequence genome. Coding sequences within it:
- the LOC127806812 gene encoding uncharacterized protein LOC127806812 isoform X1, whose translation is MKPSSLLLVDVKSPLVKVSYVTVWFHPVSTTLVCSFVWLASLLLEVEGDVGTQILLCAKSSTSPCPDKGNSVVHCADNAKKDRKTAFLQSCAKQASCSGRIAGFGKDFVLATWLICLLKNLSLVVDGPTKLRPSQMVQ
- the LOC127806812 gene encoding uncharacterized protein LOC127806812 isoform X2 — encoded protein: MKPSSLLLVDVKSPLVKVSYVTVWFHPVSTTLVCSFVWLASLLLEVEGDVGTQILLCAKSSTSPCPDKGNSVDNAKKDRKTAFLQSCAKQASCSGRIAGFGKDFVLATWLICLLKNLSLVVDGPTKLRPSQMVQ